The following coding sequences lie in one Synechococcus sp. CC9902 genomic window:
- a CDS encoding DUF2062 domain-containing protein produces MRRLLRVSRHRLRRSLQWLWAQEGTPGQRARGLAAGVFCGCFPFFGLQIVVSVGVASLLKGNHLLAAAGTLVSNPLTYLPLYWFNYLVGDQLLGPSAGADTLSSINRSNLWLQGWGFTQRILLGSSLVGLIFAVVSGLVAYKLFQRRSAQPPRPITVSNQAP; encoded by the coding sequence ATGCGCCGGCTGCTGCGAGTCAGTCGCCACCGACTCCGACGGAGTCTTCAATGGCTTTGGGCGCAAGAGGGAACTCCTGGACAGCGCGCCCGCGGCCTGGCTGCAGGGGTGTTTTGCGGTTGCTTCCCCTTTTTCGGCTTGCAAATCGTGGTGAGCGTTGGCGTCGCATCGTTGTTAAAGGGCAACCATTTGCTGGCCGCTGCCGGAACACTGGTGAGCAATCCACTCACCTATCTCCCGCTGTACTGGTTCAACTATTTGGTGGGAGATCAACTGCTAGGGCCAAGCGCTGGCGCAGATACTCTCAGCTCGATCAACCGCAGCAACCTCTGGCTCCAGGGCTGGGGCTTCACCCAACGCATTTTGCTGGGTTCGAGTCTGGTGGGTTTGATCTTTGCGGTCGTGAGTGGCCTTGTGGCCTACAAACTCTTTCAGCGCCGTAGCGCTCAGCCACCCCGCCCCATCACGGTGTCCAACCAGGCGCCATAG
- the pgk gene encoding phosphoglycerate kinase, translating into MAKRSLASLNAGDLSGKRVLVRVDFNVPLNDAGAITDDTRIRAALPTINDLVGKGAKVVLAAHFGRPKGQVNEAMRLTPVAARLSELLGKTVTKTDSCIGPDAEAKVGAMANGDVVLLENVRFVAEEEKNDSGFAEKLAALADVYVNDAFGAAHRAHASTEGVTKFLKPSVAGFLMEKELQYLQGAVDEPKRPLAAIVGGSKVSSKIGVLEALIDKCDKVLIGGGMIFTFYKARGLAVGKSLVEEDKLELAKELEAKAKAKGVELLLPTDVVLADNFAPDANSQIADVTAIPDGWMGLDIGPDAIKVFQAALADCKTVIWNGPMGVFEFDKFAAGTNAIATTLAEIGGKGCCTIIGGGDSVAAVEKAGLAEKMSHISTGGGASLELLEGKVLPGVAALDNA; encoded by the coding sequence ATGGCGAAGCGTTCCCTGGCCAGCCTCAATGCCGGCGACCTGAGCGGCAAACGCGTCCTCGTGCGGGTTGACTTCAACGTTCCCCTTAACGATGCCGGTGCCATCACCGATGACACCCGCATTCGCGCAGCGCTGCCCACCATCAACGATCTCGTTGGCAAGGGCGCCAAAGTTGTTCTCGCCGCTCACTTTGGCCGACCCAAAGGTCAAGTGAACGAGGCGATGCGCCTTACACCGGTGGCCGCACGCCTGAGCGAGTTGCTCGGCAAAACCGTCACCAAAACCGACAGCTGCATTGGCCCCGACGCCGAAGCCAAGGTGGGAGCCATGGCCAACGGCGACGTGGTGCTGCTGGAAAACGTTCGCTTCGTCGCTGAAGAAGAGAAAAACGATTCAGGCTTCGCCGAGAAGCTGGCTGCCCTAGCAGACGTATACGTGAACGACGCCTTCGGCGCCGCCCACCGTGCCCATGCCTCCACCGAGGGCGTCACCAAATTCCTGAAGCCAAGCGTGGCCGGCTTCCTGATGGAGAAGGAGCTTCAGTACCTACAGGGTGCCGTGGACGAACCCAAGCGTCCCCTCGCCGCCATCGTTGGTGGTTCGAAGGTGAGCTCGAAAATCGGTGTTCTGGAAGCCCTGATCGATAAGTGCGACAAGGTGCTGATCGGCGGCGGCATGATCTTCACCTTCTACAAAGCCCGTGGACTTGCAGTTGGCAAGAGCTTGGTGGAAGAGGACAAGCTGGAACTGGCCAAGGAGCTGGAAGCCAAGGCAAAAGCCAAGGGCGTGGAACTGTTGCTACCCACCGACGTGGTGCTGGCCGACAACTTCGCCCCTGATGCCAACAGCCAAATCGCCGACGTGACGGCGATCCCCGACGGCTGGATGGGACTGGACATCGGCCCCGATGCCATCAAGGTGTTCCAAGCCGCCCTGGCTGATTGCAAAACAGTGATCTGGAACGGCCCCATGGGCGTGTTCGAATTCGACAAATTTGCTGCCGGCACCAACGCCATCGCCACAACGTTGGCTGAAATCGGAGGCAAAGGTTGCTGCACGATCATCGGTGGTGGTGACTCCGTCGCCGCTGTTGAGAAAGCTGGCCTCGCCGAGAAGATGTCGCACATCTCCACCGGTGGTGGCGCCAGCCTGGAACTCCTGGAAGGCAAAGTGCTGCCTGGCGTTGCAGCCCTAGACAACGCCTAA
- a CDS encoding NAD(P)-dependent oxidoreductase, translating into MTRCDLRVGVIGLGALGLPMAANLKRADVPLRVHTRSRSAERDPSLQGSIACATPAEVAQGVDVLLVCVSDNAAVEAVLFGANGASDHLAAGSIVVDCSTIAPATAIASAQRLAHQGIDYVDAPVTGGTEGAKAGSLTVLVGGEPAALERARPVLEIIGSSIHHFGPVGRGQQVKAVNQVLVAGSYAAVAEAMALGQRLDLPMEAVVNALQGGAAGSWALSHRAHSMLMAEYPLGFRMSLHHKDLGIALDAAGDVNLDLPVTQLVANLENNLMERGHGDEDVSALHRHFDAIS; encoded by the coding sequence ATGACCAGATGTGACCTGAGGGTGGGGGTGATCGGCCTCGGCGCCCTGGGCCTTCCCATGGCCGCCAACCTCAAGCGTGCTGACGTCCCCCTCCGCGTTCACACCCGAAGCCGCAGCGCCGAGCGCGATCCAAGCCTGCAAGGGAGCATCGCCTGCGCCACGCCCGCCGAGGTCGCCCAAGGCGTTGACGTTTTGCTGGTTTGCGTCAGCGACAACGCAGCCGTGGAGGCCGTGCTGTTCGGGGCAAATGGCGCCAGTGATCACCTGGCAGCCGGCAGCATCGTGGTGGATTGCTCCACTATTGCGCCGGCCACAGCGATCGCATCTGCCCAGCGGCTCGCCCACCAAGGCATTGATTACGTGGATGCCCCCGTCACCGGCGGAACCGAAGGGGCCAAAGCAGGCTCCTTAACGGTGCTGGTGGGGGGCGAGCCGGCGGCATTGGAGCGTGCACGCCCCGTGCTCGAGATCATCGGCAGCAGCATCCATCACTTTGGGCCGGTGGGCCGTGGTCAGCAGGTGAAGGCGGTGAACCAGGTGCTGGTGGCCGGCAGCTATGCCGCCGTCGCGGAAGCCATGGCCCTCGGTCAACGGCTGGACCTCCCGATGGAGGCAGTGGTGAATGCCTTACAAGGTGGCGCCGCTGGGTCATGGGCCCTCAGCCATCGCGCCCATTCGATGCTGATGGCCGAGTACCCCCTGGGTTTTCGAATGTCGTTGCATCACAAAGATCTGGGCATTGCTCTGGATGCCGCAGGTGACGTGAACCTGGACCTCCCAGTGACGCAACTCGTGGCCAACCTGGAAAACAACCTGATGGAGCGGGGGCATGGCGACGAGGACGTGTCGGCCCTGCATCGCCATTTTGATGCGATATCGTGA
- the ylqF gene encoding ribosome biogenesis GTPase YlqF: MSAPPIQWYPGHIAKAEQQLKRNLEKVDLVIEVRDARIPLATGHPHLNRWLKGKQHLLVINRRDMVTKEAWAAWEQWFKAKGQRTVWCDAKAGTGVKQVQQAAIRAGDQLNERRRNRGMRPRAVRALTLGFPNVGKSALINRLVKKKVVASARRAGVTRTLRWVRLGQDLDLLDAPGVLPPRLDDQQAALHLALCDDIGQAAYNGELVAQAFLQLLIDSSERKASGVVLSVLGTRYGIPVAGQTLDPLYWLEAAAARHTSNDTARMAQRLLDDFRKSALGNIALELPELLNR; the protein is encoded by the coding sequence GTGAGTGCACCTCCGATTCAGTGGTACCCAGGCCACATCGCCAAGGCGGAGCAGCAGCTCAAACGCAACCTCGAAAAGGTTGATCTGGTGATTGAGGTGCGTGACGCCCGCATTCCTTTGGCCACAGGGCACCCCCATCTGAACCGTTGGTTGAAAGGGAAGCAGCATTTGTTGGTGATCAACCGACGCGACATGGTCACCAAGGAGGCATGGGCGGCTTGGGAGCAGTGGTTTAAGGCCAAAGGCCAGCGAACGGTTTGGTGTGATGCCAAAGCCGGGACTGGGGTGAAGCAAGTGCAGCAGGCAGCGATCCGGGCTGGGGATCAACTGAATGAGCGCCGACGAAATCGTGGGATGCGCCCGCGAGCCGTGCGAGCCCTCACCCTCGGTTTTCCCAACGTTGGTAAATCGGCCTTGATCAATCGATTGGTCAAAAAAAAGGTGGTGGCCAGTGCCCGGCGGGCGGGAGTCACTCGCACCCTGCGTTGGGTGCGGCTTGGCCAAGACTTGGATCTGCTCGATGCTCCAGGTGTTCTTCCACCCCGCTTGGATGATCAACAGGCTGCGTTGCACCTTGCACTCTGTGATGACATTGGCCAGGCGGCTTACAACGGCGAGTTGGTGGCTCAGGCCTTTTTGCAGCTGTTGATTGATTCGTCGGAACGTAAGGCGTCTGGGGTGGTGCTCAGTGTGTTGGGAACGCGGTATGGCATTCCCGTGGCCGGTCAGACCCTTGATCCCCTCTATTGGCTAGAGGCTGCTGCGGCGCGACACACCTCAAACGACACTGCTCGCATGGCGCAGCGGCTTTTGGATGATTTTCGTAAATCCGCTTTGGGCAACATCGCCTTGGAATTGCCGGAGCTTCTCAACCGTTGA
- a CDS encoding RluA family pseudouridine synthase → MTSSEQGQGRPPLPEEVFTHTFGEGEGELVTLTYPKPLPMRLDRWLVSQRTEQSRARIQKFIDAGYVRVNGKQGKAKTPLREGDQVQLWMPPPEPLPYLKPQPMDLDVLFEDEHIIVLNKSAGLTVHPAPGNKDGTLVNGLLHHCPDLPGISGKLRPGIVHRLDKDTSGCIVVAKSQEALVKLQVQIQKRVASREYFAVVHGVPDGDSGTIIGAVGRHPVDRKKYAVVSDESGRYARTHWTLIERFGDYSLLRFKLDTGRTHQIRVHCAHINHPVVGDPTYSRCRKLPLDLPGQALHAVQLGLDHPITGERMVFEAPLPPVMEKLLLVLRRRSGASPAS, encoded by the coding sequence TTGACGTCGTCGGAACAAGGCCAAGGACGACCTCCCCTGCCAGAGGAAGTGTTTACGCACACGTTCGGGGAAGGCGAGGGGGAGTTGGTGACGCTCACCTACCCGAAGCCGCTTCCCATGCGATTGGATCGCTGGTTGGTGAGCCAACGCACGGAGCAGAGCCGTGCTCGGATTCAAAAATTCATTGATGCCGGCTATGTACGCGTCAATGGCAAACAGGGCAAGGCCAAAACACCACTCCGCGAGGGCGATCAGGTGCAGTTGTGGATGCCGCCACCGGAGCCACTGCCGTACTTAAAGCCCCAGCCAATGGATCTTGATGTGCTCTTTGAGGATGAGCACATCATCGTTCTGAATAAATCCGCTGGGCTAACAGTGCATCCAGCTCCGGGGAATAAAGACGGCACATTGGTGAATGGATTGCTTCACCATTGCCCAGATCTTCCTGGCATTAGTGGGAAATTGCGGCCGGGAATTGTGCACCGGTTGGATAAAGATACAAGCGGCTGCATTGTTGTTGCAAAATCTCAAGAAGCCCTCGTAAAGTTACAAGTCCAGATTCAAAAGCGGGTGGCTTCAAGGGAATATTTTGCTGTGGTTCACGGGGTTCCGGATGGAGATAGTGGAACAATTATTGGTGCGGTGGGTCGTCATCCTGTAGACCGTAAAAAATATGCCGTGGTGAGTGATGAATCTGGGCGTTATGCCCGAACGCACTGGACCTTGATCGAACGTTTTGGCGATTATTCTTTACTGCGCTTCAAGCTTGATACGGGTCGAACGCATCAGATACGGGTGCATTGTGCCCACATCAATCATCCCGTGGTGGGAGATCCCACCTATAGCCGTTGCCGCAAGCTTCCCCTGGATCTTCCCGGCCAGGCCCTGCACGCCGTGCAGTTGGGATTGGATCATCCGATCACGGGAGAGCGCATGGTGTTTGAGGCGCCATTGCCCCCAGTGATGGAGAAGCTGTTGTTGGTGTTACGGCGACGCTCCGGGGCATCACCCGCGAGTTAG
- a CDS encoding dipeptide ABC transporter ATP-binding protein has product MVFSAGPSVSPSVLDMARPVLELNQLKLRYPGSDSWTLDGLDLSLEAGETLALVGSSGCGKSTVARAVMQLLPAGTICEGGLKLTGQDPRQLNRPALRRLRGQAAGLVFQDPMTRLNPLMPVGEHLLDTLKAHRSSTSAQWRKTRAFDLLERVGIGAQRFRAYPHELSGGMRQRLAIALAIALEPPLLIADEPTTSLDVAVAGQVMAELSGLCRELGSALLLISHDLAMASRWCERMAMLDGGRRVEEGPSRQLLTQPQSSVGKRLVASALAREGGQSPERPSSEPVLRVDAMRCWHGIGGMPWSPVWLKAVDDVSFELLAGESLGVVGASGCGKSTLCRALMGLNSIRGGQVHLLGQNLLRLRGPSLRVARRAIQMVFQDPLACLNPALSVADAIADPLLIHGLCSKAAARERARNLLEQVGLSPADQFQDRFPKQLSGGQQQRVAIARALALEPKVLICDESVSMLDAEVQAEVLDLLRQLQRKLGLAMIFVTHDLAVASGFCHRVIVLDRGHIVEEGPGDRIFQKPQAEISRTLVDACPRLPR; this is encoded by the coding sequence ATGGTATTCAGTGCTGGTCCTTCCGTCTCCCCGTCCGTCCTCGATATGGCACGGCCAGTTTTGGAGCTCAATCAGCTGAAGTTGCGGTATCCGGGCAGCGACAGTTGGACCCTGGATGGGCTGGATCTCTCCCTCGAAGCCGGCGAAACCCTGGCGTTGGTGGGATCGTCTGGATGTGGCAAAAGCACTGTGGCCCGGGCGGTAATGCAGCTGCTCCCGGCAGGCACCATCTGCGAAGGGGGATTGAAACTCACCGGACAAGACCCGCGCCAACTCAATCGCCCCGCCCTGCGCAGGTTGCGCGGACAAGCGGCTGGTTTGGTGTTTCAAGACCCAATGACACGGCTGAATCCGCTGATGCCCGTGGGAGAGCATCTGCTCGACACCCTGAAGGCGCATCGTTCTTCCACGAGTGCCCAATGGCGCAAAACGCGGGCGTTCGACCTATTGGAACGCGTTGGCATCGGTGCCCAACGGTTCCGGGCCTATCCGCATGAGCTCAGTGGAGGAATGCGGCAACGCTTGGCCATCGCCCTGGCCATCGCCCTCGAACCGCCGCTGCTCATTGCCGACGAACCCACCACAAGCTTGGACGTGGCCGTGGCCGGGCAGGTGATGGCGGAGCTGAGTGGACTCTGCCGTGAATTAGGCAGTGCCTTGCTGCTGATTAGCCATGACCTCGCCATGGCCTCCCGCTGGTGCGAACGCATGGCGATGCTCGATGGAGGGCGCAGGGTGGAAGAGGGCCCAAGCCGCCAACTGCTCACGCAACCACAATCCTCTGTGGGAAAGCGACTTGTCGCTTCGGCCCTGGCTCGAGAAGGGGGCCAATCCCCGGAACGTCCAAGCAGCGAACCCGTCCTACGGGTGGATGCGATGCGCTGCTGGCATGGCATCGGTGGGATGCCATGGTCGCCGGTGTGGCTCAAAGCGGTCGACGACGTGAGCTTTGAGCTCCTCGCCGGCGAAAGTCTTGGAGTGGTGGGGGCTTCGGGATGCGGCAAAAGCACCCTCTGCCGGGCCCTCATGGGACTGAACAGCATCCGCGGAGGCCAAGTTCACCTGCTTGGCCAAAATCTGCTGCGCTTGCGTGGGCCGTCATTACGGGTTGCCAGACGGGCGATTCAAATGGTGTTTCAAGACCCACTGGCCTGTCTAAATCCAGCCCTCAGCGTGGCGGATGCCATCGCCGATCCGCTTCTGATCCATGGCCTCTGCTCGAAGGCCGCTGCCCGGGAGCGAGCCCGAAACCTGCTGGAACAGGTGGGCTTAAGTCCGGCCGATCAGTTTCAAGACCGCTTCCCAAAACAACTCTCTGGCGGACAGCAACAACGGGTAGCGATCGCCCGCGCCCTGGCGCTGGAACCCAAGGTGCTGATCTGTGATGAGAGCGTGAGCATGCTCGACGCCGAAGTTCAAGCAGAGGTGTTGGACCTCCTGCGGCAACTCCAACGCAAGCTTGGGCTGGCCATGATTTTTGTAACCCACGATCTCGCCGTCGCCAGTGGGTTCTGCCATCGGGTGATCGTTCTCGACCGCGGCCACATCGTGGAAGAGGGGCCAGGCGATCGCATTTTTCAGAAGCCACAAGCGGAGATCAGCCGCACCTTGGTGGACGCCTGTCCTCGACTACCGCGTTGA
- a CDS encoding protein adenylyltransferase SelO, which translates to MTNLLLALPFEVSIESLGAAYWDVVEAAKFPRTQLRFRNNVVLHQLGMNAQQVSDADLEEAFGRFEGRVPFLALRYHGYQFGNYNPQLGDGRGFLYGQLRDRHGDLQDLGTKGSGTTPWSRAGDGRLTLKGGVREVIASEALQALGVTTSRTLSLIETGEDLYRSDEPSPTRSAVMVRIARTHLRFGTCERLLYLRDARGLERLLRHVVAVYYPVIAAAHPAADGDRGAMQRQLLAFYGELVERVARLAAEWMAAGFVHGVLNTDNMSLVGESFDYGPFAFLDRWDPSFTAAYFDQTGLYAYGRQPAICRKNLQMLQEPLALLLPREAMEERLDRFAEIYSQHYCARMRRRLGLPDAGDDAVVRHALALLAAWPVGYGDFFASLCRSVVEHGLPEEAEALKPFVLDAPEPPRDVWQSWRDVWWIEQRSAADVMQRLQRWNLLRPPTRPLIETLWEAIDQHDDWAPYGAWLDTVMGRGG; encoded by the coding sequence TTGACCAACCTCTTACTGGCGTTGCCATTCGAGGTTTCGATTGAATCCTTGGGTGCGGCGTATTGGGATGTGGTGGAGGCCGCAAAGTTTCCGCGCACGCAACTGCGCTTCCGGAACAACGTTGTGCTGCATCAGTTGGGAATGAATGCCCAGCAGGTGTCGGATGCCGATCTGGAGGAGGCCTTCGGACGCTTTGAAGGCCGGGTGCCTTTTTTGGCGCTGCGTTATCACGGCTATCAGTTTGGGAACTACAACCCCCAACTTGGCGATGGCCGAGGTTTCCTCTACGGGCAGCTGCGCGACCGCCATGGCGACCTTCAGGACCTTGGAACCAAGGGCTCAGGAACGACGCCATGGAGTCGTGCTGGTGATGGACGACTCACCTTGAAAGGAGGTGTTCGGGAGGTGATCGCCTCGGAAGCCTTGCAGGCACTTGGCGTCACAACGAGTCGAACTCTGTCGTTGATCGAAACCGGAGAGGATCTGTATCGCAGCGATGAGCCTTCGCCCACTCGAAGTGCGGTGATGGTGCGCATCGCGCGCACGCACTTGCGTTTTGGTACTTGCGAACGTCTTTTGTATCTCCGCGATGCCCGTGGTTTGGAGCGATTGCTGCGCCACGTTGTGGCTGTCTATTACCCCGTGATTGCGGCAGCCCATCCCGCTGCCGATGGCGACCGTGGGGCCATGCAACGTCAACTCTTGGCTTTTTACGGCGAACTTGTCGAGCGGGTGGCGCGTTTGGCGGCTGAGTGGATGGCGGCGGGCTTCGTCCATGGGGTGCTCAACACCGACAACATGTCGTTGGTTGGCGAAAGCTTCGACTACGGGCCGTTTGCTTTTCTCGACCGTTGGGACCCTTCTTTTACCGCGGCTTATTTCGACCAGACCGGCTTGTATGCCTACGGTCGTCAGCCTGCAATTTGTCGGAAGAATCTGCAAATGTTGCAAGAGCCCCTCGCCTTGCTGCTCCCCCGGGAGGCGATGGAGGAACGGCTCGATCGATTCGCAGAGATCTACAGCCAGCACTACTGCGCCCGGATGCGGCGTCGGTTGGGCTTGCCCGATGCCGGTGATGATGCGGTCGTGCGCCATGCCTTGGCTTTACTAGCGGCTTGGCCGGTGGGGTACGGCGACTTTTTTGCGTCGTTGTGTCGATCTGTCGTTGAGCATGGACTACCGGAGGAAGCGGAAGCTTTAAAGCCATTTGTTCTTGACGCGCCTGAGCCGCCTCGGGATGTCTGGCAGTCCTGGCGGGATGTCTGGTGGATCGAACAACGCTCGGCAGCGGATGTGATGCAGCGTTTGCAGCGTTGGAATCTGTTGCGTCCTCCCACGCGGCCGTTGATTGAAACCCTGTGGGAGGCCATTGATCAGCACGACGATTGGGCGCCCTATGGCGCCTGGTTGGACACCGTGATGGGGCGGGGTGGCTGA
- a CDS encoding RelA/SpoT family protein: MRHAASTSDEQRASRGSAQFTRGLPELRQRPIRNPDDYQIELPEWLRQCIANVPPGAGQSCPTDPEALLVSAFDFGFQLHEGQFRASGDPYIVHPVAVADLLRDIGASAPVIAAGFLHDVVEDTDVSLDEIQEHFGSEVRELVEGVTKLGGIHFNDRTEAQAENLRRMFMAMASDIRVVLVKLADRVHNMRTLGALKEEKRQRIARETREIYAPLANRLGIGRFKWELEDLAFKLLEPEAFREIQQEVATKRSEREQRLGVTVGLLNERLQRAGLEGCEVSGRPKHLYGIWSKMERQQKAFHEIYDVAALRIITPSVETCYRALAVVHDTFRPIPGRFKDYIGLPKPNGYQSLHTAVIGRHRPIEVQIRTLEMHQVAEFGIAAHWKYKEGGSPASCSSDAERFNWLRQLVDWQQKGGNDDHNDYLSSIKEDLFDEEVFVFTPKGDVVGLRKGATAIDFAYRIHSEVGNHCNGVRVNDRLCPLATPLQNGDFVQVLTSKTAHPSLDWLNFVATPTARNRIRQWYKRSHRDETIERGKDLLERELGRDGFDLLLNGDTMVRVAQRCNVVTTEDLLASLGFGAVTLQQVLNRFREEIRLQAQEEEEPLSNEEVARALVAPKESAPSQRSGAGAILGIEGLDYRLGGCCSPLPGEAIVGTVALGNHGITIHRQDCTNVESIPRERRLPVRWNPKPDGDRQNFPVQLRIETIDRVGILKDILMRLSDGGINVSDARVKTAVGRPACIDLRVELQGADQLTRTLAQIRSMADVIGIARIGVS, encoded by the coding sequence ATGCGACACGCCGCCTCAACATCGGATGAACAAAGGGCCAGTCGGGGCTCGGCACAGTTCACGCGCGGTTTGCCGGAATTAAGGCAGCGTCCGATTCGCAATCCAGACGATTATCAGATCGAGTTGCCGGAATGGTTACGGCAATGCATTGCCAACGTGCCCCCAGGTGCTGGTCAAAGTTGTCCGACCGATCCAGAAGCATTGTTGGTGTCGGCTTTCGACTTTGGTTTTCAGCTGCATGAGGGGCAATTCCGGGCGAGTGGCGACCCCTACATCGTTCATCCCGTTGCCGTGGCTGATCTGCTGCGGGATATCGGAGCCAGTGCTCCGGTGATCGCCGCGGGCTTCCTCCACGATGTGGTCGAAGACACCGATGTATCGCTCGACGAGATCCAAGAGCATTTCGGCTCGGAAGTGCGAGAGCTGGTGGAGGGGGTCACCAAACTTGGCGGCATTCATTTCAACGACCGCACCGAGGCACAAGCCGAAAATTTGCGGCGGATGTTTATGGCGATGGCCAGTGACATTCGAGTGGTGTTGGTGAAGTTGGCGGATCGGGTCCACAACATGCGCACCCTGGGTGCCCTTAAGGAGGAAAAGCGACAACGGATTGCTCGGGAGACCCGCGAGATCTATGCCCCCCTCGCCAATCGTCTTGGTATCGGACGGTTCAAGTGGGAGCTCGAGGATCTGGCGTTCAAGTTGTTGGAGCCCGAGGCCTTTCGGGAAATTCAGCAAGAGGTTGCTACCAAGCGCAGCGAGCGGGAGCAACGGCTGGGGGTCACGGTTGGTTTATTGAATGAACGGTTGCAGCGCGCCGGCCTTGAGGGCTGTGAGGTGAGTGGGCGGCCCAAACATCTCTATGGCATCTGGAGCAAAATGGAGCGCCAACAAAAGGCGTTCCACGAGATCTACGACGTGGCAGCGCTTCGCATCATTACGCCCAGCGTCGAGACGTGTTATCGCGCCTTGGCTGTGGTGCACGACACATTTCGCCCGATCCCAGGACGGTTTAAGGACTACATCGGTTTGCCGAAGCCAAATGGCTATCAGTCGCTGCATACAGCGGTGATTGGTCGTCATCGACCGATCGAAGTGCAGATTCGAACTTTGGAGATGCACCAAGTTGCCGAATTCGGGATTGCTGCCCACTGGAAATACAAGGAGGGCGGCTCACCCGCCAGTTGCAGCAGTGATGCGGAACGGTTCAACTGGTTGAGGCAACTGGTCGATTGGCAACAGAAGGGGGGTAACGACGATCACAACGATTACCTCTCATCGATCAAGGAAGACCTCTTCGATGAGGAGGTTTTTGTGTTCACGCCAAAAGGTGATGTGGTGGGTTTACGCAAAGGCGCCACCGCCATTGACTTTGCCTATCGCATTCACTCCGAGGTGGGCAACCATTGCAATGGTGTGCGCGTCAATGATCGTCTGTGTCCCTTGGCGACACCGCTGCAAAACGGCGATTTCGTGCAGGTATTAACCAGTAAGACAGCGCACCCCAGCCTGGATTGGCTCAATTTCGTTGCGACGCCCACCGCGCGCAATCGGATCCGCCAGTGGTACAAGCGCAGCCATCGTGATGAAACGATCGAGCGGGGCAAAGATCTGCTGGAGCGGGAACTCGGTCGTGATGGCTTCGATCTGCTCTTGAACGGCGACACCATGGTGCGGGTGGCCCAGCGCTGCAATGTCGTCACCACGGAAGACCTTCTGGCTTCGTTGGGATTTGGTGCGGTGACCCTGCAGCAGGTTCTCAACCGTTTCCGTGAGGAGATCAGGCTTCAGGCCCAAGAGGAGGAGGAGCCCCTCAGCAACGAAGAGGTGGCCCGTGCTCTGGTGGCACCCAAGGAGTCGGCCCCGTCTCAACGCAGTGGAGCGGGGGCCATCTTGGGGATCGAGGGATTGGATTACCGACTCGGCGGGTGCTGTAGTCCGTTGCCGGGCGAGGCGATTGTGGGCACCGTTGCCCTTGGCAATCACGGCATCACGATTCATCGTCAGGATTGCACCAATGTGGAGTCGATCCCGCGGGAACGGCGCTTGCCGGTGCGTTGGAATCCCAAGCCCGATGGCGACCGGCAGAACTTTCCGGTGCAGCTGCGCATTGAGACGATTGATCGCGTTGGCATCTTGAAAGACATCCTGATGCGTCTCTCCGATGGGGGGATCAACGTCAGTGATGCGCGGGTTAAAACGGCCGTCGGCCGGCCGGCCTGTATTGATTTGCGGGTGGAACTTCAGGGTGCTGATCAGTTGACCCGCACCCTTGCCCAGATCCGCTCGATGGCTGATGTGATCGGGATCGCGCGCATTGGTGTGAGCTGA